In Halorussus halophilus, the DNA window GTCGTACGTCGCAGGCGTCGAGTACGTCAACGAAGACGTAGACGTTCGCGTCGGGTACATCGGTAACTACACCGACACACAGACGGCGGCCCAGATTGCGAGTTCGCAGTACGACGCGGGCGCTGACATCGTCTACCACGCCGCCGCCGCAGCGGGACAGGGCGTCTTTCAGGCCGCTCAGCAGGCCAGTCGGTTCGCAATCGGTGTGGACGCAGACCAGTCCCAGACGCTCCCGGAGTACGCGAACGTCATCATGGGGTCTGCGGTCAAGCTAATCAACGAGGGGACGAACCGTGTCGCCAACGCCGTGGTCGAAGGAAACTGGAACGAGGTCAACGGTCGGAACGTCCTCGGACTCGAACAGGACGCTGTTTCGGTGGTTCTCGGAGAGGCGGTCGGGCCGCAACTTCCCGACGTAGTCACGCAGAACCTCGAAGAGTCCAAACAGGCCATCATCGACGGCAACATCACGGTTCCGTGTACCGCATCGGGTTGCACGGACTGACAGACCGAGGTCGGCGTTCGGTCTCGCGGACCGACCTGCCGACCGCCAGATAATTCTGCTCACAGACACTCACCACCATGACCAGAAGCGACACAGATGCCTTCGCAGTTCGACTCGACGGAATTACCAAGCGGTTCGGCGATGTCGTCGCCAACGACGACGTAGACTTCACGCTCGAAACGGGGTCGGTCCACGCGCTCGTAGGGGAGAACGGCGCAGGCAAGACGACACTGATGAGTGTTCTCTACGGCCTTTACGACCCTGACGCCGGGACGATATCCATCGACGGAGAACTCCGAAGCTTCGACTCGCCGCGAGATGCCATCGACGCGGGCGTCGGGATGATTCACCAGCACTTCCAACTCGTGGACAACATGACGGTCGTCCAGAACGTCGTCTTGGGTCACGAACCCGAAGAACGGGGACTGGTGGACGAATCGAGCGCCCGCTCGGACATCGCGGACATCTGCGACACGTACGGCTTCGAAGTGGACCAGTACCTCGACACCGAAATCGAACAACTCGGCGTCGGCGTCCAACAACGCGTCGAAATCGTCAAGAGTCTCTATCGGGGGGCCGACACCCTCGTACTCGACGAACCGACCGCCGTGCTGACTCCACAGGAGGTCGAGGGCCTGTTCGACGTGATGGCCGAACTCACCGACAGCGGACGCTCGCTCATCTTCATCACGCACAAACTGGACGAGGCGCTCGCCGTGGCCGACCGAATCACCGTCCTTCGAGATGGGAAGAACGTCGGAACAGTGGACGCAGACGACACCTCCCGGGAGGAACTGGCGCGCATGATGGTCGGTCGGGACGTGCTGTTCGACTCCGAGGAGCGCACCACCTCGCCCGGTGAAATCACGCTCGACGTGGGCGGCCTCTCGGTCCGGAACGACCGCGACTTAGAACAGGTCCGAAACGTCGGATTCGCGGTTCGTGAAGGCGAGATATTCGGCGTGGCTGGCGTCGAGGGCAACGGACAGTCCGAACTCGTCGAAGCGCTGACCGGCCTCCGGGACGCAGACTCGGGTCACATCGTCTTCGAAGGGAAGGACGTCACCGAGACAGGCCGCCGCCGTCGCATCGAGTCGGGCATCGCCTACGTCCCCGAAGACCGCCAAGAAGCGGGGCTAGTGCAGGAGTACGACCTCGTGCGCAACGCATTGTTGGGCAACCAGACCGTCGAACCGTACGAGCGCGGCGGCTTCATCGACTGGACCGCAGTGAGAGACCACGCCGAGAACGTCGTCCGGGAGTACGACGTGCAACCGCGGGACCCGGATGCGAAAGCCCGGTCGCTTTCGGGGGGCAACCAGCAGAAGTTCGTCGTCGGCCGGGAACTCGAACACGACCCGAATCTCCTCGTCGCGTTCCATCCGACGCGGGGCGTGGACATCGGAGCCATCGAGTTCATCCACGAGCGCCTGCGTGACATGCGAGATTCTGGGACCGCCATCGTGCTGGTCTCCTCGAAACTGGACGAGATTCGCACCCTCTCGGACCGACTCGCGGTCATGTACGAGGGCGAGTTCGTGGACGTGGTGGACCCCGACGACGTGAGCGAAGAGCAACTCGGCCTGCTGATGGCCGGACGGACGTTGGAGCGAACTGACGAGGATGCGAAAGCAGGACGCGAAAGCGACGCCGACGAACCTGCCGAACCCCGGCGAGACAGGGGTGTCGAGTCGTGAGCGGAGGTGCCGAATCGTGATTGGAGGTGTGGAGTCGTGAGCGGCATCGACGCCCACGAGACGCTCGACCGGGCGGCCGACCGCATGTTGCGAGCCTCGGTGTTGGAACGATTCGCCATCGCAGTCGCTTCCACGCTGCTCGCGCTCCTGCTCGGTTCTGGGGTGGTGGCCGCGGCGGGCTACGACCCAGTCGTCTTCCTCTCCTCGCTATTCTACGGGGCGTTCGGTAGCGTCTCGAACGTCGCGTTTACGCTGCGTCAATCGACGATGCTCATCCTCGCGGGCGTGGCCGTCGCCATCGCGTTCCGCTCGGGCGTGTTCAACATCGGCGTGCAGGGCCAGTTCGTCGTCGGCGGATTCGCAACGGCGCTCACAGTGCTGTTCCTCGCACCGATGCTCCCGAGCGGAACTGCGGCCGGATTCGCGCTCGTCGTCTTCGGAACTGTCGCGGCCATCGTCGCTGGCGGCGCGTACGCGGCCCTGCCCGGTTTGATGAAAGCCTACGCGGATGCAAACGAGGTCATCACGACCATCATGCTGAACTTCATCGCCACGGGCGTCGTCTTCTTCTTCCTCGACAGTTATCTTCGGCCGCAGGGAGCGGCCGCGCCGAACACCGAACCGTTCCCAGCCTACGTCGGTTTTCCATCGCTGGTCTTCGACAGCGGGTCGTTCTCGGTACTCGGACTCGCCGTCGCACTGCTCACGGTGGTCGTCGTCGCCGTCGTCATGGCTCGCACGCGACTCGGTTACGACCTCGTGACCAGCGGATATCAGGAGCCAGCGGCCGCCTACTCGGGCGTGGACCCGAAGCGGACCGTCGTCACCACGATGACGTTCTCCGGGATGGTCGCTGGCTTGACCGGAGCCATCTTCACCATCATGATTCTGGGCTACTACAGCGACCCCGCCACGTTCCCGACGTTCGGCTTCGACGCCATCGCTGTCAGTCTGCTCGCGGCGAATAATCCACTGGGCGTGGTTCCAGCAGGCATCCTGTTTGGGGGGTTGGACGCTGGCGGGCAGTACATCGGCTTCACGCTCGACGTGCCCGCGGAACTGGTAGACGGCGTCGTCGGTCTCGTGGTATTGTTCGTCGCCACACCGGAACTGTTCCGGATGGCGGCCCGGCGAACTGGTCTCGGTGGCCGTTACCGCGAGAGTGGTGAAGGTCAGACTGGAGGCGAGACAGGAGCGGATGGTGAGGAGCGATGAGTGTCGGTGACTTCTCGACTCGAACGCGACGCACTGTCGGTGCTGGTACAGTAGTTCTCGCTCTGCTGGTTGCTGTTGCGTACGCGTTGGACCTTCCGGGAGCAGAACTCGTCACAGTCGGCGCAGTCGAGCGGACGCTCCGGTCGGCGACGCCAATCGCTCTGGCGGCTATCGGTGGTCTCTACGCCGAGAAGAGCGGCGTCTTCAACATCGGTTTGGAGGGGTTCATGATATTCGGGGCGCTCGTGGCCGCCGCGAGTGCGTGGCTCGTCTCCGGCAGTGGGACGATTACCCAAGGACACCTCTGGTTCGGCAT includes these proteins:
- a CDS encoding ABC transporter ATP-binding protein — its product is MTRSDTDAFAVRLDGITKRFGDVVANDDVDFTLETGSVHALVGENGAGKTTLMSVLYGLYDPDAGTISIDGELRSFDSPRDAIDAGVGMIHQHFQLVDNMTVVQNVVLGHEPEERGLVDESSARSDIADICDTYGFEVDQYLDTEIEQLGVGVQQRVEIVKSLYRGADTLVLDEPTAVLTPQEVEGLFDVMAELTDSGRSLIFITHKLDEALAVADRITVLRDGKNVGTVDADDTSREELARMMVGRDVLFDSEERTTSPGEITLDVGGLSVRNDRDLEQVRNVGFAVREGEIFGVAGVEGNGQSELVEALTGLRDADSGHIVFEGKDVTETGRRRRIESGIAYVPEDRQEAGLVQEYDLVRNALLGNQTVEPYERGGFIDWTAVRDHAENVVREYDVQPRDPDAKARSLSGGNQQKFVVGRELEHDPNLLVAFHPTRGVDIGAIEFIHERLRDMRDSGTAIVLVSSKLDEIRTLSDRLAVMYEGEFVDVVDPDDVSEEQLGLLMAGRTLERTDEDAKAGRESDADEPAEPRRDRGVES
- a CDS encoding ABC transporter permease, giving the protein MLRASVLERFAIAVASTLLALLLGSGVVAAAGYDPVVFLSSLFYGAFGSVSNVAFTLRQSTMLILAGVAVAIAFRSGVFNIGVQGQFVVGGFATALTVLFLAPMLPSGTAAGFALVVFGTVAAIVAGGAYAALPGLMKAYADANEVITTIMLNFIATGVVFFFLDSYLRPQGAAAPNTEPFPAYVGFPSLVFDSGSFSVLGLAVALLTVVVVAVVMARTRLGYDLVTSGYQEPAAAYSGVDPKRTVVTTMTFSGMVAGLTGAIFTIMILGYYSDPATFPTFGFDAIAVSLLAANNPLGVVPAGILFGGLDAGGQYIGFTLDVPAELVDGVVGLVVLFVATPELFRMAARRTGLGGRYRESGEGQTGGETGADGEER